The region AGTGGATAATATTGTTGCCATACAACTTCAGGGTCCTGGATTCAATCCTGTGCTTGTGTTaatgtctgtgcagagtttttctgACCAAAACATGCAgactggctacactaaattgcccctagatgtgaaagcacgtgcaaatgtgtgtgcatggtgtcctgcaaTGTAAGGTGAATTCTCATGCCTTACAAGCAGTCTTTCTGCAATTGGCTCTGGCttcaccacaaccctgaccaggatgattgtttacaaatgaatcaatgaatgttaTTCTTACTACCAGTATTGCTTACAATATTATACTTTTGGAATTAATAAGGTACAAAATACATCAACTTTGTTTTCACAGACTGATATTCTTTTGTGTTGTTTAGTTTGATGTAGATATATTTCCCTGTTAAAATAGGCTTCTGTCAAATTTTCTATTGCTAACAGcaaataaacatgtaaatacTTTGCTTTAAGATGCTTCAAAAGAGGCTgcaatttttttctctctcctcagaTAAGTTATGCTGCCACATGTGAATGCCTGAGCAACAGAAAAGAGTACCCCTCTTTCTTCAGGACCATAGCGAGTGACTTCTACCAGAGTAGAGCGTTGGCATATTTGATGAAGCACCTTGGATGGTCTTGGGTTGGAGCTGTGTACAGTGATAATGACTATGGCATCAATGGAATGGCCATTTTTCTGAATGCAGCCAAAGAGGAGGGAATATGTGTTGAGTACTCTGAGAAGTTTGTCCGATCAGATCCTGCCAATATAATGAAAGTGGCAGATATTATTAAAAAAGGCACAGCCAAAGTAATTATTCTATTCCTCGCCCACTCTGATATGAACATTCTAATAGATCAACTTATTCTAAAGAATCTCACTGGCTACCAGATGATTGGTGTTGAAGCATGGATTACTGCTGTCAATCTGGTAACACCAGCAAGTTATAACATACTGTCTGGAGCCATTGGATTTGATGTGGGAAAATTTAACATTGTTAGTTTTGCTGACTATGTTATAAATGAATTTTGGAAAACAGATTTCCCTTGCTTGCATACAGAGGGAAATATTTCTCTAACTGAAAACAACTGCGGCAAATATGAAGATATGATTCCATTTAAAAACTACAATGACGATATAGCAGAATTACGATATGCAAAAAACATCTATAATGCAGTTTATGCTGTGGCACATTCTTTACACAGCCTGTTGAGATGCACAGAAAACCAGAGTTGTAAGAAAGACAAAACAATACAACCATGGCAGGTAAAACAAAGAAGAGAAGCAAAACATGCTCTGTTCATAATTAATATTGTcataaaatgtatacattttatgttttctttacCCTTTGAAGGTTGTTGAGGCTCTAAAAAAGGTAAATTTTACTACCAAATTAGGAGACCATGTTTGGTTTGACAGCACTGGGGCAACAGCTGCAAAGTATGATGTGGTGAACTGGCAGCGAGGGTTCAATGGAGAAGTGCAGTTTAAGGCAGTGGGTTATTATGATGCCTCACTGCCAAATGGACAACAATTTGTCCTAAACACTGCAGATATAGTGTGGgctggagagaaaagagaggtaCATGCATTGGGCCTCATTCATCAATCTTTGAGTAAATTTGAGTAAAGTAAAGCGTTTCCATAAAATATGGAGATAAATTACAGAGGTGCATTTGGTGTTGTGCATCCAGTGCATAATGAGGTCAAAAGAAAATTGTTTATTGCTTATCGACAGAGTTTCTCTGCCACTAGGGGAGGCCAAACCAAGCTTACAAATGAGGATTTCACACACATGACAAGATTCCAGTCCAGTGAATTGAAGTTTATTTTAGTTAGTCTTCTTATACATAAATTTAGTCACACAGGAGTAGGATACAAAAGTCTTTCTGAATTCACACAATTTTTAGAAAAACCTATATTTTTTGTGTAATCACTAATATGAACAATTTATCCATAAATTTCAAACAAGCTATATTTGCTGAACTTTATGTGAAAAGTACTGATTGTAGCCATAATATATTTTTCACCTCAGAAGCCAAGGTCTGTGTGCAGTGAGAGCTGTCCTCCAGGAACCAGGAAAGCTGCACAGAAAGGAAGGCCTGTCTGCTGTTATGACTGTATACCATGTGCAGAGGGAGAGATCAGTAACCAGACAGGTAATGTCAGCATTACCAAGTTTCAAAGACAAGTTGTTAATTGTACATTTTGTAtcctccttttattatttaGGATACAATTCCTGAAAAAtagcatgaataaataaacttgtGAGTTAATTTATATTTCTTCCTAATAAGAATAACCATGATTATTTTTCAGATTCAAATAACTGTGAGCAGTGCCCAGGAGAATATTGGTCTAATGCTGTTAGAGATAAATGTGTGTTAAAGGTCATAGAGTTTCTttcatttactgaagttatGGGAATAATACTAgtatttttctctttgtttggaGCTACATTAACTGTGTtagtagctattttatttctaaaagaaAAGGACACTCCTATTGTTAAGGCCAACAACTCTGAGCTGAGCTTCCTGCTGCTGTTCTCCCTGACTCTGTGTTTCCTCTGTTCACTTACTTTCATTGGACAGCCCTCTCACTGGTCCTGTATGCTGCGCCACACAGCGTTTGGTATCACGTTTGTCCTCTGTATCTCCTGTGTACTAGGGAAAACATTTGTTGTGTTAATGGCCTTCAGGGCTACACTTCCAGGCAGTAATGTTATGAAATGGTTTGGGCCTCTACAGCAGAGACTCGCTGTGCTTGCTTTCACTTTTATACAGGTCCTTATTTGTGTGCTTTGGTTAACAGTTTCTCCTCCTTTCCCCTATAAGAACATGAACTACTACAAGGAAAAGATCATATTAGAATGTAACTTGGGCTCAGCTATAGGTTTTTGGGCAGTGTTGGGTTATATAGGGGTTCTTGCtatcttgtgttttgttttggctttTCTAGCTAGAAAGCTGCCAGATAATTTTAATGAAGCTAAATTCATCACGTTCAGCATACTCATATTCTGTGCTGTGTGGATCACCTTTATTCCAGCTTATGTCAGCTCTCCTGGAAAATTTACTGTAGCTGTGGAGATATTTGCTATTTTGGCCTCCAGTTTTGCTCTACTGTTCTGTATATTTACACCTAAATGTTACATTATTCTGTTTAAACCTGAActaaatacaaagaaaaatatgatGGGTAAAATGGTATCTAAATCACTTTAAGGAACATGTTTTCTAAATTTGCAaacatataaattattattttatctaaaAATTGTTGAACTTGGACACACAATGTCAAAtgtaataaagtaaataacataTACTGTAGATATCTTACTTCTAATTACATTTACTCTGCATATGAATGAGAAATTAAACCTATCAAAAAAATTTGCAATTGGTCTTATCTCTGTCTGTAGAAATTTGTTTTATATTCAGCAAACTGCATATTTGTAATCACTGATATATGACAATTTACTATTTCACACAAAGAATATATGtcaattttcattcattttcattgatTTATATGTCCCATCTTAATAGGCCCCAAAatattcaatcaatcaatcaatcaatcaatcaaatcacaTTCATAAATCTGTCTAAAGAATAAAGAACAATCTTACAAAACTGcttgtatttaattaaaatcaattcaattgtatttgtttagcaCTTGGAACATTGGACATTGCCACAAAGcaatttttacagaaatatataaaaattacacAAATAAGTTTTCAATTcgtaaatttatccctaatgatcAAGCCAGAGACAACATTTGCGAGGAAAACTCCtagagatgatatgaggaagaaaccttgagatgTACCAGTCTCcaaaaggaacccatcctcttctgggtgacattTTCCTTCTAGAactgtgttccctttcaaagggaactccatgttgcATTTAGAGGAATGCTATGGTTAGCACCCTCACGTGTGACCGGcgtctgaagcttgtgtaacatcatgcctaatTTATAGGCTTGCCTTTATCAGTCGCAATtaatggcaattaagcgtgttgtgtgagatatatatatatatatatatatatatatatatatatatatatatatatatatatatatatatatatatatatatatatatatatacacacatacacacagcaccTGTGAATCATGCCGTCAGCcatattatcttcagcgagactgcttGTTAGTCTTTTGTGTAACACTtgcaaaaagacgcttcatttcctctctgtcttttaaaaaaaaatatcttgaatttctatccctttaaaaaaagagagagagagagagagagagagagagagagagagagagagagaaaagagttAGAGttagagagaattcaggaagtgtgttacacattgttcccgtttcatcatgggggaaatggacacactttctgtgtgaagtgtttagggatGGAGCATGCCACAGTAGCCCTCGAGGAGTCTGACTGTGAGCATTATGAATGctttacaattaggcagctccgctcgtgactcgctctcttctcaaCCTAAGGGAGGTTTCAGAGCCTTGTGGATCTAGCCCAGCCACTGCCAAGGCAGCCAActggctcaggtcctggggatcctgtttggatctggaagaggagccagagacgagcgtggctctatctcttgctctctcatcTGCGTCCGGCTCTccgcctgactttggagctcgtGTCGCGactccttccactatggaaagccaaaacaccctctctgactcagAGGAGCCAGTAgggggtgccattgcaccaaaaaccgagagcagctctcaagcatataaagagctgcttgaggtgattactagggcagttgaaaagcTAAATATTGATTGgcctggggaagaggaagtggttcatagcaggctggatgaACGCTtcctccccagtgaaaataaatctccctcacaccgcagaaaactcccctttttttcccagaagtgcatgatgaaatatcacacttctgggaaaaccatacactagccatgTTTTATAACCTGGTGAGAGCTGATTACTCGGCTGTCgtggggagtgagcagcatgTCTATTTTGCTATGCCGAAGGTGCAGGAGGCGCTTGtaagccacctctctccattgacGGCAGGTAAGCTGTCAGGACAAAGATGGTGTCCTTGCTGGATGCCCCTGTTAAACCTAATGGCCTGTGTGGCAGTGTGGTTAATGCAATCACCGACAGGTTTCGCGAAGCAAAAGAGCAAatggtggcattcagccagttcctctTCCATCGTGTCGAGTTCGCCGCGGCATCCATCAATGGCCAGCTCTAGTTCAAGGaaggcacagaaggcaagtgtgactgggcggccacagtcgcagcctgctaatagccctgatctgagaatgatcataaaagccaagcaggcaaggaagtagtggtcctgatgggccacggagggacgtattaggggacatgaggttgtcaGGGCTGATAGtgcccagtgctactgtagggcttCCCCttgccaaggctgtcccaagttttcagtcttctctggtcagcgagctgtcacagggcaatgaaaatctgatgatttcCCTCCAAccgaatgtggaaaagttaacttCATttaaagaccatctggcagcatggaaactactgccaaatgtctCTCCGTGGGTTCTATCTACCacagaaaagggttaccgggtccagttcagagcttgaccccACAGTTCAGAGGTGttctcaccacagtagtcagcacagagcagagcccaacgTTAGTGCAGGTAATAAGATCTCACTTGGacttcaaacaaacttctttcatgttgtcattatggggtattgtttgtggaattttgatgaaaataatgaattgaatccattttggaataaggctgtacccccggattagccaaggccttcctgtatcctaggccggattatattcctaaagtacctacatctgctgcccagcctgtggtttTTGCAGCCTTTCTgtcctcctctgttcctcacactggaacaagagagaatgcacctgctgtgtccagtaagggctctctgtacttacgtccaccactctggccagtggcgtaaattggagcagttgctggtctgcgtTTGCAGCGACAGAAGTgatgatgctgtgtcaaagcagcacatctctaattggatagtggaagcaatctctatcgcttatgaggcacgtggcatcgctacgcctctgggcataagggctcattccactaggggggtcacctcctcAAAGTCTTTGTCCAAAGGGTTATCCTTACAgcatgtgtgtgctgctgcagggtggtctacgccacatatattcatttgatattacactggatattcattctgctccgggctcgagtgtcttgcagtgaccctcgaacttgggtctttttgaacaggccgtatccttggtatgatggagtgggtattcatGTTTCCATAGcattatgctaaatgcaacgtagacttccctttgaaagggaacatctgggttacccatgtaaccctgttccctgagaagggaacaagacattgcgtagctttgtcataccgaggtaggcctgtgaattgtgtcttcgcttcagataatagaggctgatggcatgATTCACAGGTgccgtgtatatatatatatatatatatatatatcaaacgaCGCTCTTAATTGTCACATCACCTGATCaaggcaggcctataaattggcatgatgttacacaagcttcagatgccagtcgcacacgagggcgcttcccatagcgttatgctaaatgcaatgtctcgttctcatctcagggaacagggtttcatgtgtaacccagacgatCTGTGGGGTCCAGACGAACTGGCGCTtccagtggccagttcttgtcaaGATACATAGAACTAGAAAGACAATACATGACCATAATTATCAAGTTTtgtgatgataaataaatgctaGTTGTTTAAAATGCCTGTTGAAAGCTGATTTGGTGAAAGCATCCATAGTTCACTGATGATTAAAAATCCAGTTACAGATCAGGAGATCAATGCAGCACACCACATATCAGCCCTTTATTTTGCACTTTTTGGTTCCTGAGATACTTTGGAAACTGTGGGGCTACCATTACATTTTGGACATGGTCAATGCccacatgtttaataaaaactgtaGCCCTGAGGAAAGCAAAGGCTTAAGGCATTACCAAAGAGCCTCACCTCCTTCCTCCTCAGTTGCTGAACTGAAGAAACTTCTCCAGGTATTGATTAGGTTGAGGATTTATAAGGCTGGGACCTcttattactttatttacttttgctcTCTAGCATTTTATCTAGCATTTAATATGGTAGCACTagttgtattgttctccacttgatatatcgctttgtttgtatttcctcatttgtaagtcgctttggataaaagcatctgctaaatgaaatgaataatgtaAATGCAATCCAAACTTCAAAAGGCTTCTCCTCTTACGATACAAGACTGGGActggaagtaagtgcaggatcaaagtctttattgaCAACCACAGTCAGTGTACAAGCAAATGGGAACCAAGGTCTAAACAAGAACTCGAACTGAGGCAAGAAACCTGAAACTTAGAACAAGACTTAGAACTGCTACCGCTTATCACAATTACCCACTTCAACAAATACTCATCTGTCGCTTAACTATGGCATGGAACAAGAAACTAGACATGGCACTCATTTACCTAGgactatggcatgaaacaagaAACTAGACCTGGAAATCATTTAACTAAGACTATGGCAGGAAACACGAAACCAGAGCAGAACATGGAAACATTACCACCTGGCACAGTATGTCCACCAACTTGTAGAAAAGGTGGAATGGCAGGTCAGGCTGGGGCTTTCAGTTGACCCACCACCCCAGTAGATCCAAACCATGAAGATTCTGAGGTCgtcatgttgacctcaggcttgagctctggagctgagacctccccgtaagtctctggctggagctccgaggttgccatgttgacctcaggtgggagCTCCGAGGTctccatgttgacctcaggtgggagCTCTGAGGTCTCCATGTTGACCCCAGGCGGGAGCTCCGAGGTTGCCAGGTTGACCTCAGGCTAGGGCTCCAGAGCTGTTGATTCTAGCATGTACACCCACTTGTAGAAAAGGTGGAATGGCGGGTCAGGTTGGGGCTTTCCATTGACCCACCACCCCAGTAGATCCAAACCACGAAGATGTCCTGGCCGGTAGAACTCCTCAACAAAAAGTTCCACAAACTgggtgacatcatggagggcgGAGGACCCAGTACTCACCATGCTCCTCCCAGTCCCGGGCCGGGCCGCAAAACCGGGACACAaagaacccgatccactgtctCTTATTAGGCTTGGGATACGCCAAAATGCAGAAATATACCAGGCAGTGGAAGAGGAACTCCACCGAGTAGCTCCacaatcccgctgtctctgtgGGAGTTCGGAGGCATACCTTTGAGGGAACTGCACAGACAGGAAACGTGGCCAGTAATCCGAGCATTTCCCGACAAGGAGCCCTCCTGCTACTTCCATGGTGAGGGGTGCAGTATTCTGTTACAATACGAGACTGGGActggaagtaagtgcaggatcaaagtctttattgaCAACTACAGTCAGCATACAAGCAAACGGGAACCCAGGTCTAAACAAGAACTCAAACTGaggcatgaaacatgaaacttaGAACAAGACTTGGAACCGCAACCGCTTATCACAATTACCCACTTCAACAAATACTCACCTGTCGCTTAACTATCACATGAAACAAGAAACTAGACATGGCACTCATTTAACTAGGACTATGGCATGATACAAGAAACTAGacataaaaatcatttaactAAGACTATGGCCTGAAACAAGAAAGTAGACATGGAAATCATTTAACTAAGACTATGCTCTGAAACAAGAAATTACACATGGAAATCATTTAACTAAGACTATGGCAGGAAACTCGAAACCAGAGCAGAACATGGAAACATTACCGCATGGCACCATTACACCAATCAGTCTATAATACTGCACCAAGTGTGCAGCaacgcgaggggtttaaataacaactGTGATCACCTTGAGTGCTGACAGCTGGTACCAATCATTACACTCCCTCGAAAATCAACCAATGACTGAACAGGGTGGAAACCAATCAGAAACAAACGCACATGTTCTTTGTAAGTAAAGTCTCTACGTAGTGCGCGAGCATGTGCTCACCCTGGTTCGTGCACGCACGCTCTCCAGCTCTCTGTGCACGTGGTCGCaccagcgccatctgccggtgAGATCGTGACATCTCCCTAATCAAATTACTGTTTGCTTGACGACCCCATAGGATTTTAGAGGACTAGGAGCACAATCTATCACCCTACTGGTAAGGGAACTCATATAAGAAATACAGCAATGCAAATGGACTGGTCACACAGTTTGACAACACATGCAGGCACAGCTTGCACAATGCCTACAATAGTGGTTGTAAATAATTTGACTTGTCATTGTTGACTGTATTCATTAAACCAGATATGTATAACTGAGATACATCTACCAAGCTCTCCTTTAATGACATCACAAAGCTCATCACTTTTCTGATTTGTCTAAACTGAATGATCATACCTAGAAGATCCAGAGCATGTCTATAAATATACCAAGAGCATATCTGTTAAGGACTGATCCAGGAAACACATTGGGAAAAAATTGGGATGCTATACCTTGTAGTACTCCTTTATTTTAGCCTGGCACAGGGAGAAAAATGCCATATTCTTGGTAACCCAGCATATCCTCTGCTGTCTAAAGATGGAGATGTGATAATCGGAGCTATCTTTTCAATACATGGTACACAGGTGCAGTCACTGCCATACACTGAAAAACCTCAACCTTTAATCTGCATTAGGTTTGTTGttgtggaatttttttattaGGAAAGCTGTATTGTCTTTCTCTGCTatatttttgatgtttttttttttgttgttgtttttttttattaaatatatcatTTGATTTTCTTATGAAATAATGTACATTTGTAGACTTAACCTCAGAGGATTACGCCTTGCTCAGACCATGACTTTTGCAATTGATGAAATCAA is a window of Ictalurus punctatus breed USDA103 chromosome 4, Coco_2.0, whole genome shotgun sequence DNA encoding:
- the LOC124627825 gene encoding extracellular calcium-sensing receptor-like, with the protein product MIRERDVRKSQRLESQRDMLTYEALGKPLESRPWRAEGENCHILENPAYPLLSKDGDVIIGAIFSIHGTQTQSLPYTEKPQPLICIRFNLRGLRLAQSMTFAISEINRNNHLLPNISIGYRIYDSCGSRLLTMKAAMALMNGIDITAKDACYGQAVVQAIIGDSDSTPTVALTKTTGPFNIPVISYAATCECLSNRKEYPSFFRTIASDFYQSRALAYLMKHLGWSWVGAVYSDNDYGINGMAIFLNAAKEEGICVEYSEKFVRSDPANIMKVADIIKKGTAKVIILFLAHSDMNILIDQLILKNLTGYQMIGVEAWITAVNLVTPASYNILSGAIGFDVGKFNIVSFADYVINEFWKTDFPCLHTEGNISLTENNCGKYEDMIPFKNYNDDIAELRYAKNIYNAVYAVAHSLHSLLRCTENQSCKKDKTIQPWQVVEALKKVNFTTKLGDHVWFDSTGATAAKYDVVNWQRGFNGEVQFKAVGYYDASLPNGQQFVLNTADIVWAGEKREPRSVCSESCPPGTRKAAQKGRPVCCYDCIPCAEGEISNQTDSNNCEQCPGEYWSNAVRDKCVLKVIEFLSFTEVMGIILVFFSLFGATLTVLVAILFLKEKDTPIVKANNSELSFLLLFSLTLCFLCSLTFIGQPSHWSCMLRHTAFGITFVLCISCVLGKTFVVLMAFRATLPGSNVMKWFGPLQQRLAVLAFTFIQVLICVLWLTVSPPFPYKNMNYYKEKIILECNLGSAIGFWAVLGYIGVLAILCFVLAFLARKLPDNFNEAKFITFSILIFCAVWITFIPAYVSSPGKFTVAVEIFAILASSFALLFCIFTPKCYIILFKPELNTKKNMMGKMVSKSL